The following coding sequences are from one Polyodon spathula isolate WHYD16114869_AA chromosome 7, ASM1765450v1, whole genome shotgun sequence window:
- the LOC121318378 gene encoding sulfotransferase 6B1-like — MPEQTELIHTFNGIPFSTRVSKELLQSLDTFEAREDDVLLVSYPKSGTHWLTEIMKNLYHSQREDNGVSKVTLTSPLEFGDLSKFDELRNLPNKRLIPTHLNYEMIPVQFKTKKCKMIYVIRNPKDTAVSLYHYYKQNPNLPKIEKWSTFLEMFLKGEVVCGSWIDHVLSWEKSKTDENVLVLYYESLKEDLPKYVKEISTFLGINVTEDQIKDISKKSSFSEMKEKAEKEKVNPNHTVCVLTSNKKLIFRKGTVGDWKNHFTSKQNARFDELFKEKINSSELARRVEYES; from the exons ATGCCAGAACAGACTGAGCTTATTCACACCTTCAATGGCATTCCATTTTCTACAAGAGTATCAAAAGAGCTCCTTCAGTCTCTAGACACCTTTGAAGCCAGAGAAGACGACGTGTTATTAGTTTCATATCCAAAATCAG GCACGCACTGGCTTACAGAGATTATGAAGAATCTGTACCACAGCCAACGCGAAGACAATGGGGTTAGCAAAGTGACACTGACATCACCTCTGGAGTTCGGAGATCTCTCCAAATTCGATGAGCTGAGAAACCTCCCCAACAAGAGGCTCATCCCAACACACCTCAACTATGAGATGATCCCagtgcagttcaaaacaaaaaaatgcaag ATGATTTATGTGATCAGAAATCCTAAGGACACCGCTGTTTCATTGTACCATTATTACAAGCAGAACCCCAATCTGCCCAAGATTGAGAAATGGTCCACctttttggaaatgttcttgAAAGGAGAAG ttgtgTGCGGTTCCTGGATTGACCATGTCCTCAGCTGGGAAAAGAGtaaaactgatgaaaatgtcCTTGTTCTGTACTATGAGTCCTTAAAGGAG GATCTTCCCAAGTATGTCAAGGAGATCAGCACATTTTTGGGCATCAACGTCACTGAAGATCAAatcaaagacatttcaaagaaatcttcCTTCAGTGAAATGAAAGAAAAGGCAGAAAAGGAGAAAGTGAATCCAAACCACACAGTCTGTGTACTGACGTCCAACAAGAAGCTGATATTTAGGAAAG GTACTGTTGGTGACTGGAAAAATCATTTCACTTCCAAGCAGAATGCTAGATTTGATGAGCTGTTCAAGGAAAAAATCAACTCCAGTGAATTAGCAAGACGTGTGGAATATGAGAGTTAA
- the LOC121317795 gene encoding sulfotransferase 6B1-like, with protein sequence MPEQTELIHTFNGIPFSTRVSKELLQSLDTFEAREDDVLLVSYPKSGTHWLTEIMKNLYHSQREDNGVSKVTLTSPLEFGDLSKFDELRNLPNKRLIPTHLNYEMIPVQFKTKKCKMIYVIRNPKDTAVSLYHYYKQNPNLPKIEKWSTFLEMFLKGEVVCGSWIDHVLSWEKSKTDENVLVLYYESLKEDLPKYVKEISTFLGINVTEDQVKDISKKSSFSEMKEKAEKEKVNPNHTVCVLTSNKKLIFRKGTVGDWKNHFTSKQNARFDELFKEKINSSELARRVEYES encoded by the exons ATGCCAGAACAGACTGAGCTTATTCACACCTTCAATGGCATTCCATTTTCTACAAGAGTATCAAAAGAGCTCCTTCAGTCTCTAGACACCTTTGAAGCCAGAGAAGACGACGTGTTATTAGTTTCATATCCAAAATCAG GCACGCACTGGCTTACAGAGATTATGAAGAATCTGTACCACAGCCAACGCGAAGACAATGGGGTTAGCAAAGTGACACTGACATCACCTCTAGAGTTCGGAGATCTCTCCAAATTCGATGAGCTGAGAAACCTCCCCAACAAGAGGCTCATCCCAACACACCTCAACTATGAGATGATCCCagtgcagttcaaaacaaaaaaatgcaag ATGATTTATGTGATCAGAAATCCTAAGGACACCGCTGTTTCATTGTACCATTATTACAAGCAGAACCCCAATCTGCCCAAGATTGAGAAATGGTCCACctttttggaaatgttcttgAAAGGAGAAG ttgtgTGCGGTTCCTGGATTGACCATGTCCTCAGCTGGGAAAAGAGtaaaactgatgaaaatgtcCTTGTTCTGTACTATGAGTCCTTAAAGGAG GATCTTCCCAAGTATGTCAAGGAGATCAGCACATTTTTGGGCATCAACGTCACTGAAGATCAAgtcaaagacatttcaaagaaatcttcCTTCAGTGAAATGAAAGAAAAGGCAGAAAAGGAGAAAGTGAATCCAAACCACACAGTCTGTGTACTGACGTCCAACAAGAAGCTGATATTTAGGAAAG GTACTGTTGGTGACTGGAAAAATCATTTCACTTCCAAGCAGAATGCTAGATTTGATGAGCTGTTCAAGGAAAAAATCAACTCCAGTGAATTAGCAAGACGTGTGGAATATGAGAGTTAA